A stretch of Myxococcus hansupus DNA encodes these proteins:
- a CDS encoding fumarylacetoacetate hydrolase family protein, translating into MRIASISVKGEPALGVRTPGGMINVTALDPSLGSSLRALLERGPDALKALAARVAEASGQQVVADTEFRYRPLVPEPGKFLCLGLNYVAHASEATYETPKHPVVFTRLPSSLIAHGEPLVVPTCSEQLDYEAELAVVVGRTGRNIPKERALEWVAGYTLFNDGSIRDYQKRTHQWTLGKNFDGTGPLGPELVTPDELPEGARGLRIQMRVGGEVLQDATTSDMIFDVATVIADLSVAMTLQPGDVIAMGTPSGVGAARKPPRFLRDGDLCEVSVEGVGVLRNPVARAAE; encoded by the coding sequence ATGCGGATTGCTTCGATTTCGGTGAAGGGTGAGCCTGCGCTCGGTGTGCGCACGCCGGGTGGGATGATCAACGTGACGGCGCTCGACCCGTCGCTCGGAAGCTCGCTCCGTGCCCTGCTCGAGCGTGGCCCTGACGCACTGAAGGCGCTCGCCGCACGGGTGGCGGAGGCGTCCGGACAGCAGGTCGTCGCGGACACGGAGTTCCGCTACCGGCCGCTCGTCCCGGAGCCGGGCAAGTTCCTCTGCCTGGGGTTGAACTACGTCGCCCATGCGTCGGAGGCCACCTACGAGACGCCGAAGCACCCGGTGGTCTTCACGCGGCTGCCGTCGAGCCTCATCGCCCATGGGGAGCCGCTGGTGGTGCCCACGTGTTCGGAGCAGCTCGACTACGAAGCCGAGCTCGCCGTGGTGGTGGGCCGCACGGGGCGCAACATCCCGAAGGAACGCGCGCTGGAATGGGTCGCCGGCTACACACTTTTCAACGACGGCTCGATTCGCGACTACCAGAAGCGCACCCACCAGTGGACGCTTGGAAAGAACTTCGATGGCACCGGGCCGCTGGGCCCGGAGCTGGTCACGCCGGATGAGCTGCCCGAGGGCGCGCGCGGTCTGCGCATCCAGATGCGCGTCGGCGGCGAGGTCCTCCAGGACGCGACCACCTCCGACATGATTTTCGACGTCGCCACCGTCATCGCGGACCTCTCCGTGGCCATGACGCTTCAACCGGGAGATGTCATCGCCATGGGCACCCCCAGCGGTGTGGGTGCCGCGCGGAAGCCGCCGCGGTTCCTCCGCGACGGGGACCTGTGCGAGGTTTCCGTCGAAGGCGTGGGCGTCTTGCGCAATCCTGTCGCCCGGGCCGCGGAGTGA
- a CDS encoding VOC family protein, with amino-acid sequence MSTQAKLPSRLHHTAYVTKDLEATRKFYEDLIGLPLVATWCESDELFGAVRTYCHTFFELADGSALAFFQFEKQEDQALFGPQMPESPFHHIALNVDQDAQHGIEQRLRGAGYTEPDMYVLEHGYCRSLYVKDPNGMIVEFTHDSPQAVGNDHVQARRARAHKELARWLSGDRTSNNVFR; translated from the coding sequence ATGTCCACGCAAGCGAAACTGCCAAGCAGGCTTCACCACACGGCCTACGTGACCAAGGACCTCGAAGCGACGCGGAAGTTCTACGAGGACTTGATTGGCCTGCCCCTCGTCGCGACGTGGTGCGAATCGGACGAGCTGTTCGGCGCCGTCCGGACGTACTGCCACACCTTCTTCGAGCTCGCCGATGGGAGCGCGCTCGCGTTCTTCCAGTTCGAGAAGCAGGAAGACCAGGCGCTCTTCGGGCCGCAGATGCCGGAATCGCCGTTCCATCACATCGCGCTGAATGTCGACCAGGACGCGCAGCACGGCATCGAGCAGCGCCTGCGAGGCGCCGGCTACACGGAGCCCGACATGTACGTGCTCGAGCATGGCTACTGCCGCTCGCTCTACGTGAAGGACCCGAACGGGATGATTGTCGAGTTCACGCACGACAGCCCCCAGGCCGTGGGCAACGACCACGTCCAGGCTCGCCGCGCCAGGGCGCACAAGGAGCTGGCCCGCTGGCTCTCCGGAGACCGCACATCCAACAACGTGTTCCGGTGA
- a CDS encoding GntR family transcriptional regulator: MVAPARIPGPASEPTLASAVVDRLRGDILRGVLPPGEKLRLEHLAPRYGVGRTPLREACCRLASEGLVTIVDQRGFRVAPISRADLLDLTRTRQQIETLALRGAIAQGDIAWEGEVTAALHRLQRRAPASGSGTLDDTWELEHARFHATLLSACGSPWLLKFHATLFDQSERYRRLSQAYGKAGRNVEDEHAALVKVALERDAERACALLTEHIARTTERVLAGHPGLHTVAPTPEAALPTKVRSPRSKD, encoded by the coding sequence ATGGTTGCTCCAGCCCGCATTCCTGGCCCGGCGTCCGAGCCCACGCTGGCATCCGCGGTCGTGGACCGGCTGCGCGGTGACATCCTTCGTGGCGTGTTGCCGCCTGGGGAGAAGCTGCGGCTCGAACACCTGGCGCCGCGCTATGGCGTGGGGCGGACGCCGCTGCGTGAGGCGTGCTGCCGGTTGGCCTCCGAGGGGCTCGTCACCATCGTGGACCAGCGCGGTTTCCGGGTCGCGCCCATCTCCCGGGCCGACCTGTTGGACCTGACGCGGACGCGGCAGCAAATCGAGACGCTCGCGCTGCGCGGCGCCATCGCGCAGGGGGACATCGCCTGGGAGGGCGAGGTGACGGCGGCCCTCCACCGGCTTCAGCGGCGGGCTCCAGCGTCGGGCAGTGGGACGCTCGATGACACCTGGGAGCTGGAGCATGCGCGCTTTCACGCGACCTTGCTGAGCGCGTGTGGTTCTCCCTGGCTCCTCAAGTTCCATGCGACCTTGTTCGACCAGAGCGAGCGCTATCGTCGGCTTTCGCAGGCGTACGGCAAGGCCGGGCGGAACGTGGAGGACGAGCACGCGGCGCTGGTGAAGGTCGCCTTGGAGCGCGACGCGGAGCGGGCCTGCGCGCTCCTGACCGAGCACATCGCCAGGACCACCGAGCGTGTCCTCGCGGGCCATCCGGGACTGCACACGGTGGCGCCCACGCCTGAGGCTGCTTTGCCGACAAAAGTCCGGAGTCCTCGCTCCAAGGATTGA
- a CDS encoding nucleotidyl transferase AbiEii/AbiGii toxin family protein — MNPPKMPVDWRKHFPKGYEPDSTRTDVFDPALRHHGRAFIKGPPRFEAPEEEARFKTARARVLRKCLAAIGHAPVGDRLVARGSAVLEVWYRERARPAKDLDVVVTPASVLPASEEGLRLLSDLTLAITDVLRLEGTNLDPATIPVDDIWTYERAEGRRLTFPWFWEGRVRDTVQVDIVFNEPLLTAPLALTVEGVPVRVASKEESLAWKLLWLADDSYPQGKDLYDAVLLAENAPLPPGLLQRVFEAKDGACWRDAFNQGELHSHTEVDWPNFALEHPTLAQGDVTSYWARLKAALLRHADVT; from the coding sequence ATGAACCCACCCAAGATGCCCGTTGATTGGCGAAAACACTTTCCCAAGGGATACGAGCCCGACAGCACCCGGACGGACGTGTTCGACCCGGCGTTGCGGCACCACGGCCGCGCGTTCATCAAGGGCCCGCCGCGTTTCGAGGCTCCGGAAGAGGAAGCCCGATTCAAAACCGCACGCGCCCGGGTCCTCCGGAAGTGCCTCGCCGCCATTGGACATGCGCCCGTGGGAGACCGGCTCGTCGCGCGAGGCAGCGCGGTGCTCGAGGTCTGGTACCGCGAGCGCGCCCGGCCCGCGAAGGACCTCGACGTCGTCGTCACCCCCGCGAGCGTGCTCCCGGCGTCGGAGGAGGGCCTGCGACTGCTGAGCGACCTCACCCTGGCCATCACGGACGTGTTGCGGCTGGAAGGCACCAACCTGGACCCGGCGACCATTCCCGTCGATGACATCTGGACGTATGAGCGCGCCGAAGGCCGGCGACTCACGTTTCCATGGTTCTGGGAAGGCCGTGTCCGGGACACGGTCCAGGTCGACATCGTCTTCAACGAACCGCTGCTGACCGCGCCCCTCGCGCTCACCGTGGAGGGCGTACCGGTCCGGGTCGCATCGAAGGAGGAGTCCCTCGCCTGGAAGCTGCTCTGGCTCGCGGACGACAGCTATCCCCAGGGCAAGGACCTCTACGACGCCGTCCTCCTCGCGGAGAACGCGCCGCTGCCGCCAGGACTGCTCCAGCGCGTCTTCGAGGCGAAGGACGGCGCCTGCTGGCGCGACGCGTTCAACCAGGGCGAGCTCCACTCCCACACCGAGGTGGACTGGCCGAACTTCGCGCTCGAACACCCCACGCTGGCGCAGGGAGACGTCACGTCCTACTGGGCGCGGCTGAAAGCGGCGCTCCTGCGCCACGCCGACGTCACGTGA
- a CDS encoding alpha/beta fold hydrolase, whose product MVRTRFVEGSGGVRLAVSESGPPSDAPSVLFVHGLAQSRQSWEGVLTGRLAQRHRLVAIDLRGHGDSDKPEGDTPYLEGSHFAGDLEAVIGQLGLVRPVVVAWSYGGVVVGDYLRQRGDAGLGGLFFVAAALKTGKPARALFGPGMMSNARGLMSEDPAVYESTARSFVEACSARPLDPSRVDAGVQAMLRVPPNVRRALLSRAEDYSVELERCTRPVATLHGELDQVVLPAMSTEVVLPCARSQRGTWLPGVGHLPFVEAATAFEDALAAFVADASA is encoded by the coding sequence ATGGTGCGCACGCGTTTTGTCGAAGGCTCTGGGGGTGTCCGGCTCGCGGTGAGTGAGTCGGGGCCACCGTCGGATGCTCCCTCCGTGCTCTTCGTCCATGGCCTCGCGCAGAGCCGGCAGAGCTGGGAGGGCGTCCTGACCGGGCGTCTGGCCCAGCGCCATCGCCTCGTGGCCATCGACCTTCGCGGGCATGGTGATTCAGACAAGCCCGAAGGTGACACGCCCTATTTGGAGGGGAGCCACTTCGCTGGGGACCTGGAGGCGGTCATCGGGCAGTTGGGGCTGGTGCGGCCCGTCGTCGTGGCGTGGTCGTACGGTGGGGTCGTGGTTGGCGACTACCTCCGGCAGCGGGGCGACGCGGGGCTGGGGGGACTCTTCTTCGTGGCGGCGGCGCTCAAGACGGGCAAGCCCGCGCGGGCGTTGTTCGGACCGGGGATGATGTCCAACGCTCGGGGCCTGATGTCGGAGGACCCGGCGGTCTATGAATCCACGGCGCGGTCCTTCGTCGAGGCGTGCTCCGCGCGTCCGTTGGACCCGTCGCGGGTCGATGCGGGCGTCCAGGCCATGTTGCGTGTACCGCCGAACGTCCGGCGCGCGCTGCTCTCGCGGGCCGAGGATTACTCGGTGGAGCTGGAGCGCTGCACCCGGCCCGTGGCGACGCTCCACGGTGAGCTCGACCAGGTGGTGCTGCCGGCCATGAGCACGGAGGTGGTGTTGCCGTGCGCGCGCTCGCAGCGGGGAACGTGGCTCCCGGGCGTGGGGCATCTGCCGTTCGTGGAAGCGGCGACGGCGTTCGAGGATGCGCTGGCGGCCTTCGTGGCGGACGCTTCGGCCTGA
- a CDS encoding serine hydrolase domain-containing protein, with translation MDMHRRGVGGQRVGLWVVLGLVPWLVGAAAAPGSPAEQLVGTWGSEQVLGPQVQGELTLVRGEGTWRARISGFEVPARVSGKQVSVVLPGGQGELRGAWAGDGQAITGHWIQPRLWMSGMKFATPVVLRPLGADVWRGQVAPLVDRYSLYLVVQKQPDGAVSAFIRNPERSFGSRLTFQVSLQGNAVRLTSTSGKVNIEGTFDAREGLLSLRHPSLGMTFDFTRRDRNQAVGLYSRTPATGAYVYQRPIQEDDGWSTASLAEVGLDAKPIRQLVQRILDQEPGPEPAPAIQGLLIARHGKLVVEEYYQGFDKERPHDLRSAAKSYASLLIGIALDQGAAFTVDTPVVSMFPEYKGRIANLDARKRKLTVAHLMTMSPGLACDDDDPDSPGNEDRLEDDVPDWYKYTLDLPMTRAPGLGAVYCSANINLLGGVLRNATRMWIPEFFEKYVATPLQMRGHHINLMPSGEQYLGGGIYMRPRDALKLGQLYLARGVWNGRRVVSQGWVERSTANQATMGDGRTYGYTWWRHELRVGDKVYAQYEASGNGGQLVMVVPELDLVVMFTAANYNHVALWRKFREDLLPRFILSAVSDDRVTP, from the coding sequence ATGGACATGCATCGTCGCGGGGTGGGTGGGCAGCGTGTGGGGCTCTGGGTCGTCTTGGGGCTCGTGCCCTGGCTCGTCGGTGCGGCGGCCGCACCTGGGTCCCCCGCGGAGCAACTGGTGGGGACGTGGGGCAGTGAGCAGGTGCTCGGGCCACAGGTCCAAGGTGAATTGACGCTGGTTCGCGGCGAGGGCACGTGGCGCGCGCGCATCAGTGGTTTCGAGGTGCCCGCACGGGTGAGCGGGAAGCAGGTCTCCGTCGTGCTTCCTGGTGGGCAGGGTGAGCTTCGCGGCGCCTGGGCAGGGGACGGTCAGGCCATCACCGGCCATTGGATTCAGCCTCGCCTGTGGATGAGCGGCATGAAGTTCGCGACCCCGGTGGTGTTGCGGCCGCTCGGCGCGGATGTCTGGCGGGGACAGGTGGCGCCGCTGGTGGACCGGTATTCGCTGTACCTGGTGGTCCAGAAGCAGCCGGACGGCGCCGTGAGTGCGTTCATCCGGAACCCCGAGCGGAGCTTCGGCAGCCGCCTGACGTTCCAGGTGTCGCTCCAGGGCAACGCGGTTCGCCTGACGTCCACGTCTGGGAAGGTGAACATTGAAGGCACGTTCGACGCGCGCGAGGGCCTGCTGTCGCTGCGCCATCCCTCGCTGGGGATGACGTTCGATTTCACCCGCCGGGACAGGAATCAGGCCGTGGGCCTCTATTCGCGTACGCCCGCGACGGGCGCCTACGTCTACCAGCGGCCCATCCAGGAGGACGACGGTTGGAGCACGGCCTCCCTGGCGGAGGTAGGGCTGGATGCGAAGCCCATCCGCCAGTTGGTGCAGCGCATCCTCGACCAGGAGCCGGGGCCGGAGCCCGCGCCCGCCATCCAGGGGTTGCTCATCGCGCGGCACGGAAAGCTGGTGGTCGAGGAGTACTACCAGGGGTTCGACAAGGAGCGGCCCCATGACCTGCGCTCGGCCGCGAAGTCGTATGCCTCCCTGTTGATAGGCATCGCGCTGGACCAGGGGGCGGCCTTCACCGTGGACACGCCCGTCGTCTCGATGTTCCCCGAGTACAAGGGGCGGATCGCGAACCTCGACGCGCGCAAGCGCAAGCTCACGGTCGCGCACCTGATGACCATGTCGCCGGGACTGGCCTGCGACGACGACGACCCGGACTCCCCTGGTAACGAGGACCGGCTCGAGGACGACGTTCCCGACTGGTACAAGTACACGCTGGATTTGCCGATGACGCGCGCGCCCGGATTAGGCGCGGTGTACTGCTCCGCGAACATCAACCTGCTGGGTGGTGTGCTGCGCAACGCGACCCGGATGTGGATTCCGGAGTTCTTCGAGAAGTACGTGGCCACGCCGCTCCAGATGCGCGGTCATCACATCAACCTGATGCCGTCCGGAGAGCAGTACCTGGGCGGCGGCATCTACATGCGTCCCCGGGATGCCCTGAAGCTGGGGCAGCTCTACCTGGCCAGGGGCGTGTGGAATGGCCGGCGGGTGGTGAGCCAGGGCTGGGTGGAGCGCTCCACGGCGAACCAGGCGACCATGGGGGATGGCCGTACGTATGGCTACACTTGGTGGCGCCATGAGCTGCGCGTTGGCGACAAGGTGTACGCCCAGTACGAAGCCAGCGGGAACGGAGGGCAGCTCGTCATGGTTGTCCCCGAACTGGACCTCGTCGTGATGTTCACCGCCGCCAACTACAACCACGTGGCCTTGTGGCGGAAGTTCCGGGAGGACCTCCTGCCACGGTTCATCCTCAGCGCGGTCTCGGACGATAGAGTGACGCCATGA
- a CDS encoding DHA2 family efflux MFS transporter permease subunit, with translation MPRFWPFMFSLFAGSFMSVLSSSTITLAIPELQRHFDSDLATLQWTLTGFMLAMGTSAPLTGYLGGRFSFKWLYVASLAGFVVASMLCGVAWDVRSLVAARFLQGAFCGAIMPVTMTLIYQLLPRERQALAASLWSLASMLAPAFGPTLAGGLITLGSWRWLFFINVPLGLVAIALAVRTVPYYRLQVPKAFDLPGLLTVITGTLSLLLALSQGRQWGWADAKTLSLFVVGTVSLVFFVLRQLRTHAPLLDLRVLANGRYVVTLIIASIITISLYSGAFLIPLFLQQVQGTTPLETGLILLPASLVMALLMPLVGRLYTPLGPRTLMTVGVLMIAGGTYALSRLTPEISHTYVLLWMMFRNVGISLSMMPASNAGMEQLSRELSGHASAISNWLRNVFGAFSIAIFTSLLSTFSAWEAEVLVQQGVTDPGRVQLLSFVIGINDVYLVATVIALVAVPLSLSVRKHRSQEAQGTTSG, from the coding sequence GTGCCTCGGTTCTGGCCGTTCATGTTCAGCCTGTTCGCCGGGTCGTTCATGTCCGTGCTGAGCTCCAGCACCATCACCCTCGCCATCCCCGAGCTGCAGCGGCACTTCGACTCGGACCTCGCCACGCTGCAGTGGACGTTGACGGGGTTCATGCTCGCCATGGGCACGAGCGCGCCCCTCACGGGCTACCTGGGAGGCCGCTTCAGCTTCAAATGGCTGTACGTGGCCAGCCTGGCGGGCTTCGTCGTGGCGTCCATGCTGTGCGGTGTGGCCTGGGATGTCCGGTCGCTCGTGGCCGCCCGGTTCCTGCAAGGCGCGTTCTGCGGCGCCATCATGCCGGTGACGATGACGCTCATCTACCAGCTCCTGCCCAGGGAACGGCAGGCGTTGGCCGCGAGCCTCTGGAGTCTGGCGTCGATGCTGGCCCCCGCGTTCGGGCCGACCCTGGCGGGTGGGTTGATTACGCTGGGAAGCTGGCGCTGGCTGTTCTTCATCAACGTGCCGCTGGGCCTCGTCGCCATCGCGCTGGCCGTGCGGACCGTGCCCTACTACCGCTTGCAGGTGCCGAAGGCGTTCGACCTGCCGGGGCTGCTCACCGTCATCACGGGCACGTTGTCCCTCCTGCTCGCCTTGAGTCAGGGGCGGCAGTGGGGCTGGGCCGACGCGAAGACGCTGTCGCTGTTCGTCGTGGGCACGGTGTCGCTGGTCTTCTTCGTCCTCCGGCAGTTGAGGACCCACGCGCCGCTGCTCGACCTGCGGGTGCTCGCGAACGGGCGTTACGTCGTGACGCTCATCATCGCGAGCATCATCACCATCAGCCTGTACTCAGGCGCCTTCCTCATCCCGCTGTTCCTGCAGCAAGTCCAGGGCACGACGCCGCTCGAAACGGGATTGATTCTGCTGCCGGCGTCCCTGGTGATGGCGCTCCTGATGCCGCTGGTCGGCCGCTTGTACACGCCCCTGGGCCCGCGCACGCTGATGACGGTCGGCGTCCTGATGATCGCCGGCGGCACCTACGCCTTGAGCCGTCTGACGCCGGAGATTTCCCACACCTACGTGCTGTTGTGGATGATGTTCCGCAACGTGGGCATCTCCCTGTCGATGATGCCGGCGAGCAACGCGGGCATGGAGCAGTTGTCGCGCGAGCTCAGTGGCCATGCCTCCGCCATCAGCAACTGGCTGCGCAACGTGTTCGGCGCGTTCTCCATCGCCATCTTCACGTCGCTGCTCTCCACCTTCTCGGCGTGGGAGGCCGAGGTGCTCGTCCAGCAGGGCGTGACGGACCCGGGCCGCGTTCAATTGCTGTCGTTCGTGATTGGCATCAATGACGTGTACCTGGTGGCCACGGTCATCGCGCTGGTGGCCGTTCCGCTCAGCCTGTCGGTGCGCAAACACCGAAGTCAGGAGGCACAGGGCACGACGTCTGGGTAG
- a CDS encoding WD40 repeat domain-containing protein, translating into MTDSTLNLADFSTLEQLVKDQGLDALQAALDTQGAGLQEDARTARIIQRALTLDAEFLRAHPESLFQCLYNRLRWFDAPDAAEHFVPGETGPWSNPQAPVWRLANQWRAQWEARGDVAWVESLRPIPGPLEGNDQSFPHGAQVLCAAYSPSGALLATGTWEDGRNVHVWDVATGKCIQTMEGHEGEVRGIAWSPDGTRLASSSRDHDACIWDVETGALLHAMTGQEGQVTSVAFSPDGQWLAAANLGWRVRLFNVATGQEVRTLAGHEQSVLSVDFHPSGRWLASGASDDTARVWDLQTGAQVARIPTPTSVSSVAFSPNGEWLALNGLDGIIRVETRTWKPVPGGCGHAPYSDIAWIGDSKLGALTFNRTEVLDARSGEVLATRPYLSDGFQRSAAFHPDGKRFALTAADGRLLVGDVDGAPAPTLLAEQDRVQHLWGHSEGVRGIARQKQSIWSIDAEGRADSLPPDYREAPMQPWRVSRDGTLLACPLMYLGERPFRPAIQLIDARSQQPVRALSAPAKDIPAQDPGGITTTVPMAFSPDGQLLAASLLKGAVHVWRVVDGVLLHTLRGPREPATLVDFTPDGAYVVSSYESSSRLMLHDVRSGAVAIDTQAVVDPSLAYAAAKQAPRVAVGLESGDVLLFDLPTGGQRTLHVSKSPVIGLGLSPDGDIVAACCQDARGRVFDARTGSLLHDLPHTSLAFAVAVGDDLIVTQANDMRSRIFDLQTGAPHITLNGCTAPAEVLERRYWETLGDLPVAFHRRKERTPFVHFPDTMEETLILRDGLVLARGRTERDLLYVLKLHDPSARSAG; encoded by the coding sequence ATGACCGACTCGACCCTGAACCTCGCTGATTTCTCCACCCTCGAGCAGCTCGTAAAGGACCAGGGCCTGGACGCCCTCCAGGCCGCGCTCGACACGCAGGGGGCGGGCCTCCAGGAGGACGCCAGAACGGCTCGCATCATCCAGCGAGCCCTCACGCTCGACGCGGAGTTCCTGCGCGCGCATCCAGAGTCGCTCTTCCAGTGCCTCTACAACCGCCTGCGCTGGTTCGACGCACCCGACGCGGCGGAGCACTTCGTCCCCGGTGAGACAGGCCCCTGGAGCAACCCACAGGCCCCGGTGTGGCGGCTCGCGAACCAGTGGCGCGCGCAGTGGGAGGCGCGGGGCGACGTGGCCTGGGTGGAGTCGCTGCGTCCCATCCCGGGTCCCCTGGAGGGCAACGACCAGTCCTTCCCACACGGCGCCCAGGTGCTCTGCGCCGCGTACAGCCCCTCCGGCGCGTTGCTGGCGACAGGGACATGGGAGGACGGACGCAACGTGCACGTCTGGGACGTGGCCACCGGGAAGTGCATCCAGACGATGGAGGGCCATGAAGGCGAGGTGCGCGGCATCGCCTGGAGTCCGGATGGTACGCGGCTGGCTTCCAGCTCCCGCGACCACGACGCGTGCATCTGGGATGTCGAAACAGGCGCCCTCCTGCACGCGATGACGGGCCAGGAGGGACAGGTGACCTCGGTGGCCTTCAGCCCCGACGGTCAGTGGCTCGCCGCGGCGAATCTTGGATGGCGCGTCCGGCTGTTCAACGTGGCCACGGGCCAGGAGGTCCGCACCCTCGCAGGGCATGAGCAGTCGGTGCTGAGCGTGGACTTCCACCCCTCGGGCCGCTGGCTGGCCTCGGGAGCTTCCGACGACACCGCACGCGTCTGGGACCTGCAGACCGGCGCGCAGGTCGCACGCATTCCCACCCCGACCAGCGTGTCCTCGGTGGCCTTCAGCCCGAATGGCGAGTGGCTCGCGCTGAATGGCCTGGACGGCATCATCCGGGTGGAGACGCGGACCTGGAAACCCGTGCCCGGCGGGTGCGGACACGCGCCCTACTCCGACATCGCATGGATTGGCGATTCGAAGCTGGGCGCCCTCACCTTCAATCGCACGGAGGTCCTCGACGCCCGAAGCGGCGAAGTCCTGGCGACCCGGCCGTACCTGAGTGATGGCTTCCAGCGAAGCGCGGCCTTTCACCCCGATGGGAAGCGCTTTGCCCTCACGGCGGCGGACGGACGGCTGCTCGTGGGCGACGTGGATGGAGCCCCCGCGCCCACGCTGCTGGCCGAACAGGACCGGGTGCAGCACCTGTGGGGGCACTCAGAAGGCGTGCGGGGTATCGCACGGCAAAAGCAGTCCATCTGGAGCATCGACGCGGAGGGGCGCGCGGACAGCCTGCCGCCCGACTACCGAGAAGCCCCCATGCAGCCATGGCGGGTCAGCCGAGATGGCACCCTCCTGGCGTGCCCCCTGATGTACCTGGGCGAGCGCCCCTTCCGGCCGGCCATCCAGCTCATCGATGCACGCAGCCAGCAGCCCGTGCGCGCGCTGTCGGCCCCAGCCAAGGACATTCCGGCCCAGGACCCGGGCGGCATCACGACCACGGTGCCCATGGCCTTCTCTCCCGATGGCCAGCTCCTCGCCGCGTCCCTCCTGAAGGGCGCGGTGCATGTCTGGCGTGTCGTCGACGGCGTCCTGCTGCACACGCTTCGAGGCCCCCGGGAGCCCGCGACCCTGGTGGACTTCACGCCCGACGGCGCCTACGTCGTTTCGAGCTACGAGAGCAGCTCGCGCTTGATGCTGCACGACGTGCGAAGTGGCGCCGTGGCCATCGATACCCAGGCGGTGGTCGACCCCTCGCTGGCCTATGCCGCTGCGAAACAGGCGCCCCGCGTCGCGGTGGGGCTGGAGTCCGGCGACGTCCTGCTCTTCGACCTGCCCACGGGAGGACAACGGACGCTGCACGTCTCGAAGTCGCCCGTCATCGGGCTGGGCCTTTCACCGGACGGTGACATCGTCGCCGCCTGCTGCCAGGACGCCCGGGGGCGCGTCTTCGATGCGCGCACCGGGAGTCTCCTGCATGACCTCCCCCACACCTCCCTGGCCTTCGCGGTGGCGGTGGGCGACGATCTCATCGTCACCCAGGCCAACGACATGCGCTCGCGAATCTTCGACCTCCAGACGGGCGCGCCGCACATCACGCTGAACGGCTGCACGGCGCCCGCGGAGGTCTTGGAGCGGCGATACTGGGAGACGCTGGGAGACCTTCCCGTCGCGTTCCACCGGAGAAAGGAGCGCACTCCCTTCGTCCATTTCCCCGACACGATGGAAGAGACGCTCATCCTTCGTGACGGGCTGGTCCTGGCCCGTGGGCGCACCGAGCGGGACTTGCTGTACGTCCTGAAGCTCCATGACCCAAGCGCCAGGAGCGCGGGCTAG
- a CDS encoding polysaccharide deacetylase family protein, which translates to MSLLTLSFDNGPDPHVTPRVLDILASHRITAQFFVLGKHLVTDEGKRLVARARDEGHVVGNHSFTHAIPLGEDTRPDAVEAEIAATDALVAPLVPTPKWFRPFGGGGKLGPHLLSPRAVEHLRQHQYTCVLWNSVPGDWLDPKGWPEKALADCAAQAHTLMVLHDIPDACLEGLDGFLHRAKALGMRFTTRSPPECLPIVDGHIARDITGLVAGT; encoded by the coding sequence GTGAGCCTCCTCACGCTGTCGTTCGACAACGGGCCGGATCCCCACGTCACGCCCAGGGTGCTGGACATCCTGGCGTCGCACCGCATCACCGCGCAGTTCTTCGTGCTGGGAAAGCACCTCGTCACGGACGAGGGCAAGCGGCTGGTTGCCCGCGCCCGGGATGAGGGGCATGTCGTTGGGAATCACTCCTTCACGCATGCCATCCCGCTCGGGGAGGACACGCGTCCGGACGCGGTGGAGGCGGAGATCGCCGCGACGGATGCGCTGGTCGCGCCGCTGGTGCCCACGCCGAAGTGGTTCCGCCCCTTCGGGGGTGGCGGCAAGCTGGGGCCCCATCTCCTGAGCCCGCGCGCCGTCGAGCATCTGCGGCAGCACCAGTACACGTGCGTGCTCTGGAACAGCGTTCCAGGGGACTGGTTGGATCCCAAGGGCTGGCCGGAGAAGGCGCTCGCGGATTGCGCGGCACAGGCCCACACGCTGATGGTGCTGCACGACATCCCAGATGCCTGCCTCGAAGGGCTCGACGGATTCCTCCACCGGGCCAAGGCGCTGGGGATGCGCTTCACCACGCGGTCCCCGCCGGAATGCCTGCCCATCGTCGATGGCCACATCGCCAGAGACATCACGGGCCTTGTCGCGGGCACATGA
- a CDS encoding type II toxin-antitoxin system PemK/MazF family toxin — translation MTTDADAPSGTAPEPIHRGDVFWLAPDDSRGPAPGYSHPHVVVQDDVFNHSRITTVVVCALTSNLHRAGEPGNVLLDAGEADLPRQSVVVVSQISSVEKTRLGERIGRLSDARVEQILAGLRFQQVSFFRR, via the coding sequence ATGACGACGGACGCAGATGCACCTTCGGGCACGGCACCCGAGCCGATCCACCGGGGCGATGTGTTCTGGCTGGCCCCGGATGACTCGCGAGGCCCCGCGCCCGGCTACTCGCATCCTCACGTGGTGGTTCAGGACGATGTCTTCAACCATTCGCGCATCACCACCGTGGTGGTGTGCGCGCTGACGTCGAACCTGCACCGCGCGGGAGAACCCGGCAACGTGCTGCTCGACGCGGGCGAGGCGGACCTTCCCAGGCAGAGCGTCGTCGTCGTGTCGCAGATCTCCTCGGTGGAGAAGACGCGGTTGGGTGAGCGCATCGGCCGACTCTCCGATGCGCGGGTGGAGCAGATTCTCGCTGGCTTGCGCTTCCAGCAGGTGTCCTTCTTCCGCCGATAG